A window from Colius striatus isolate bColStr4 chromosome 27, bColStr4.1.hap1, whole genome shotgun sequence encodes these proteins:
- the NEFL gene encoding neurofilament light polypeptide, translated as MSSYGYDPFFPSYKRRYAESPRLHVSAMRSSGGYSSARSAYSSLSAPVSSVSVRRSYATSSASGSLLHSVDSLDLSQVAAISNDLKSIRSQERAQLQDLNDRFACFIERVHELEQQNKVLEAELLVLRQKHAEPSRFRALYEQEIRELRLAAEEATSEKQALQGERESLEETLRGLQARYEEEVLSREDAEARLLEVRKGADEAALARAELEKRVDSLLDELAFLKKVHEEELAELQAQIQYAHLSVEMDVSAKPDLSAALRDIRAQYEKLAARNMQNAEEWFRSRFTVLSESAAKNTDAVRAAKDEVSESRRLLKAKTLEIEATRGMNEALEKQLQELEEKQSADISALQDTINKLENELRTTKSEMARYLKEYQDLLNVKMALDIEIAAYRKLLEGEETRLSFTSVGSITSGYTQTAPTFGRSAYSGLQSSSYLMTTRTFPTYYSSHVQEEQIEIEETIEAAKVAEAKAAPAEEGEEEEKEEGEEEAGGEEAEEEEEGAKEESEEAKEGEEEEEGEETAAEEGEESQEAAEEAGEEEKEEKEAAGKEESEVKKKA; from the exons ATGAGCTCGTACGGGTACGATCCGTTCTTCCCCTCCTACAAGCGGCGGTACGCCGAGAGCCCGCGGCTGCACGTCTCGGCGATGCGCAGCAGCGGCGGGTACAGCTCGGCGCGCTCCGCGTACTCCAGCCTGTCCGCGCCCGTGTCCTCGGTGTCGGTGCGGCGCAGTTACGCCACGTCCAGCGCCTCGGGTTCCCTCCTGCACTCGGTGGACAGCCTCGACCTGAGCCAGGTCGCTGCCATCAGCAACGACCTCAAGTCCATCCGCAGCCAGGAGCGAGCGCAGCTGCAAGACCTCAACGACCGCTTCGCCTGCTTCATCGAGCGGGTACACgagctggagcagcagaacAAGGTGCTGGAGGCCgagctgctggtgctgcggCAGAAGCACGCCGAGCCCTCCCGCTTCCGCGCCCTCTACGAGCAGGAGATCCGCGAGCTGCGCCTGGCCGCCGAGGAGGCGACGAGCGAGAAGCAGGCTCTGCAGGGCGAGCGGGAGAGCCTGGAGGAGACGCTGCGGGGGCTGCAGGCCCGCTACgaggaggaggtgctgagcCGGGAGGACGCGGAGGCGAGGCTGCTCGAGGTGCGGAAGGGAGCGGACGAGGCGGCGCTGGCGCGGGCGGAGCTGGAGAAGCGGGTGGACAGTCTGCTGGACGAGCTGGCCTTCCTCAAGAAGGTGCATGAGGAGGAGCTGGCGGAGCTGCAGGCGCAGATCCAGTACGCGCATCTCTCCGTGGAGATGGACGTGTCGGCGAAACCCGACCTCTCCGCCGCCCTGCGCGACATCCGCGCCCAGTACGAGAAGCTGGCGGCTCGCAACATGCAGAACGCCGAGGAGTGGTTCCGCAGCCGCTTCACCGTCCTCAGCGAGAGCGCAGCCAAGAACACCGACGCCGTCCGCGCCGCCAAGGACGAGGTCTCCGAAAGCCGCCGCCTGCTCAAAGCCAAGACGCTGGAGATCGAAGCCACCCGCGGCATGAACGAGGCgctggagaagcagctgcaggagctggaagagaagcagaGCGCCGacatctctgctctgcag GATACAATCAACAAATTAGAGAATGAGCTGAGAACCACAAAGAGCGAGATGGCTCGGTACCTGAAGGAATATCAAGATCTGCTCAATGTGAAAATGGCCCTGGACATCGAAATTGCAGCATATAG AAAACTACTGGAAGGTGAAGAGACCCGACTCAGTTTCACCAGTGTTGGAAGCATCACCAGTGGCTATACCCAGACTGCCCCAACTTTTGGCAGATCTGCCTACAGTGGTCTCCAGTCCAGCTCCTACTTGATGACAACCCGAACCTTCCCCACGTACTACTCCAGTCATGTCCAGGAAGAGCAGATTGAAATAGAGGAAACAATTGAGGCTGCTAAAGTGGCAGAAGCCAAAGcagcccctgcagaagaaggtgaggaggaagagaaagaggaaggtgaggaagaagcaggaggtgaagaggctgaagaagaggaggaag GTGCCAAGGAAGAATCTGAAGAAGCCAAAGaaggtgaggaagaggaagaaggggaagaaacagcagctgaagaagGGGAGGAGTCTCAggaagctgctgaggaagctggtgaggaagagaaggaagagaaagaagcagcagggaaggaagagagTGAAGTGAAGAAGAAGGCTTGA